In Arthrobacter sp. B3I9, the following are encoded in one genomic region:
- a CDS encoding FadR/GntR family transcriptional regulator codes for MRTHQLVLKWIEGQLSSGELVLGGRLPAERSLAEQLHVSRTSVREAIRVLEAMGVLRAGVGSGPDAGTVVIADPTAALGSALRLHVATTHLPVNDIVETRVLLESWAASRARPESPALAEAALLLEAMDSCAGTEEFLALDVRFHLALADAAGNAVVSAMMGSLREAIQDYAGRLTGNLPDWNAVAARLRAEHRGILAAIKGNDGGRAAQLVADHIEGYYAEAGLGPGS; via the coding sequence ATGCGAACCCACCAGCTTGTCCTGAAGTGGATTGAAGGACAGCTCTCCAGCGGTGAGCTGGTGCTGGGGGGCAGGCTTCCGGCCGAGCGCTCGCTCGCCGAGCAGCTTCACGTCTCCCGCACCTCGGTCCGCGAGGCCATCCGGGTGTTGGAAGCCATGGGTGTGCTCCGCGCCGGAGTGGGTTCGGGCCCGGACGCGGGGACGGTGGTGATCGCCGACCCCACCGCGGCCCTGGGCTCGGCCCTCCGCTTGCATGTCGCCACCACCCACCTGCCCGTTAACGACATCGTGGAGACGCGCGTGCTGCTGGAATCCTGGGCCGCGTCGCGCGCCCGGCCGGAGTCCCCGGCGCTCGCCGAGGCCGCCCTTCTGCTCGAGGCGATGGACAGCTGCGCCGGGACGGAGGAGTTCCTGGCCCTCGACGTGCGTTTCCATCTGGCCCTGGCGGACGCGGCCGGTAACGCCGTGGTCAGTGCCATGATGGGCTCCCTGCGCGAAGCGATCCAGGACTACGCGGGCCGGCTCACCGGAAACCTGCCGGACTGGAACGCCGTGGCGGCACGCCTCCGGGCCGAGCACCGGGGCATCCTGGCGGCCATCAAGGGGAACGACGGCGGCCGCGCGGCGCAGTTGGTGGCCGACCATATCGAGGGCTACTACGCGGAAGCTGGGCTGGGGCCGGGGAGCTGA
- a CDS encoding 3-deoxy-7-phosphoheptulonate synthase: protein MSTEAAPKSQHSTSNLRVSEFMQLPTPQAVMAELPLGARAADVVGRGREEVRAILDGVDDRLLVIVGPCSIHDPKAGLEYARRLVSQAEMHREDLLIVMRTYFEKPRTTVGWKGLINDPLLDGSHDIAAGLRAARGFLQQVTALGLPTATEFLEPVSPQYMADLVSWGAIGARTTESQIHRQLASGLSMPIGFKNGTDGGLQVALDACSAAGAAQAFLGIDDEGRAALVSTAGNPDAHIILRGGRTGPNYSAADVEAASSALAARQLNPRLIVDASHANSGKSHHRQAEVALEVGAQLETGGASAAAIAGVMLESFLVGGAQNLDVDAHAAGRDELLYGQSVTDACMDWEVTASVLAQLAASARTRRTRG from the coding sequence ATGAGCACCGAAGCAGCCCCCAAGTCGCAGCACTCGACGTCCAACCTGCGTGTCAGCGAGTTCATGCAGCTGCCCACACCGCAGGCCGTGATGGCTGAGTTGCCGCTGGGCGCCCGCGCCGCCGACGTCGTCGGACGAGGCCGGGAGGAGGTCCGGGCCATCCTGGACGGCGTCGACGACCGGCTCCTGGTGATTGTCGGCCCATGCTCCATCCACGATCCCAAGGCCGGTCTCGAATACGCCCGCAGGCTGGTCAGCCAGGCGGAAATGCACCGGGAAGACCTGCTGATCGTGATGCGCACCTACTTCGAGAAGCCGCGGACCACCGTGGGCTGGAAGGGCCTGATCAATGATCCTCTGCTCGATGGCAGCCACGACATCGCCGCCGGGCTGCGGGCAGCCCGAGGGTTCCTGCAGCAGGTCACCGCGCTCGGCCTGCCCACCGCCACCGAATTCCTTGAGCCGGTCAGCCCCCAATACATGGCTGACCTGGTCTCCTGGGGCGCAATCGGGGCACGGACCACCGAAAGCCAGATCCACCGGCAGCTCGCCTCGGGGCTTTCGATGCCGATCGGTTTCAAGAACGGGACCGACGGCGGGCTCCAGGTCGCGCTGGATGCCTGCAGTGCCGCCGGTGCTGCCCAGGCCTTCCTCGGGATCGACGACGAGGGCCGGGCTGCACTCGTGTCGACGGCGGGCAACCCGGACGCCCACATCATCCTCCGCGGCGGCCGGACGGGCCCGAACTACTCCGCAGCCGACGTCGAGGCCGCTTCCTCGGCTCTGGCCGCGCGGCAGCTGAACCCGCGCCTGATCGTCGACGCCAGCCACGCCAACAGCGGGAAGAGCCACCACCGGCAGGCCGAGGTCGCCCTCGAGGTCGGGGCCCAGCTGGAAACCGGGGGAGCATCGGCGGCGGCCATCGCGGGCGTCATGCTGGAGAGCTTCCTGGTCGGCGGAGCGCAGAACCTGGACGTGGATGCGCACGCGGCAGGACGGGACGAGCTGCTCTACGGCCAGAGTGTCACGGACGCGTGCATGGACTGGGAGGTGACGGCGTCCGTCCTCGCGCAGCTGGCGGCGTCGGCGCGAACTAGGCGGACCCGGGGCTAG
- a CDS encoding helix-turn-helix domain-containing protein, whose translation MSPEANFSNARFLTVAEVAALMRVSKMTVYRLVHSGEMPAVRFGRSYRVPESAVEQYLKGAVVDGHTETG comes from the coding sequence ATGTCACCGGAGGCCAACTTCTCCAACGCACGATTCTTGACCGTGGCGGAAGTCGCGGCGCTTATGCGGGTGTCCAAAATGACGGTGTATCGCCTCGTCCACTCCGGTGAGATGCCCGCGGTCCGGTTCGGCCGCTCGTACCGGGTGCCGGAAAGCGCCGTCGAACAGTACCTCAAGGGTGCCGTGGTGGACGGCCACACCGAGACCGGTTAG
- a CDS encoding 30S ribosomal protein bS22, which produces MGSVIKKRRKRMAKKKHRKLLRKTRHQRRNKK; this is translated from the coding sequence GTGGGTTCAGTTATTAAGAAGCGTCGCAAGCGTATGGCCAAGAAGAAGCACCGCAAGTTGCTTCGCAAGACGCGCCACCAGCGCCGCAATAAGAAGTAG
- a CDS encoding HAD family phosphatase produces the protein MPEEKYVAVTTNPAAAPQHGEAAFFDVDNTLMKGASLFHVARKMHQRGAFTIPQAAGFAWKQLMFVLRGENMDDVHAVRDSALNLASGFTVEDVAALGEEVYDEMIESRIWPGAKALAEQHLRVGRRVWLVTATPIEVATVIASRLGLTGALGTVGEILDGSYTGRLVGDILHGPAKAVAVREIARTEGLDLNQCWAYSDSHNDIPLLSMVGHPVAINPDSRLRRHARENNWPVYDFRSGRRAATLGLRAATAGGVIYGLWRGFSRFRGPR, from the coding sequence ATGCCCGAGGAGAAGTACGTCGCTGTTACCACGAACCCTGCTGCAGCGCCGCAGCACGGTGAAGCGGCCTTTTTCGACGTCGACAACACCCTCATGAAGGGCGCGAGCCTGTTCCATGTTGCACGCAAGATGCACCAGCGCGGAGCGTTCACCATTCCGCAGGCGGCGGGCTTTGCGTGGAAGCAGCTCATGTTCGTGCTGCGCGGCGAAAACATGGACGACGTGCACGCTGTCCGCGACTCGGCCCTCAACCTGGCGTCCGGATTCACGGTTGAGGACGTCGCTGCGCTGGGCGAAGAAGTCTACGACGAGATGATCGAATCCCGGATCTGGCCGGGCGCCAAGGCGCTGGCCGAGCAGCACCTCAGGGTGGGCCGCAGGGTCTGGCTTGTGACCGCCACGCCCATCGAGGTGGCCACTGTGATCGCCAGCCGACTGGGGCTGACGGGAGCCCTGGGTACCGTCGGCGAGATCCTGGACGGCTCGTACACGGGACGGCTGGTGGGCGATATCCTGCACGGCCCGGCAAAGGCTGTCGCAGTCAGGGAGATCGCCCGGACTGAGGGTCTGGACCTCAACCAGTGCTGGGCCTACAGCGATTCGCACAACGACATTCCGCTGTTGAGCATGGTGGGGCACCCCGTGGCGATCAACCCCGACTCCCGCCTGCGGCGCCATGCACGGGAAAACAACTGGCCCGTTTACGACTTCCGCTCCGGGCGGCGGGCCGCCACGCTGGGCCTTAGGGCGGCCACCGCCGGTGGCGTGATCTACGGGCTGTGGCGGGGCTTCTCCCGCTTCCGCGGCCCCCGCTGA
- a CDS encoding glutaredoxin family protein, protein MPSPAPRPDVVLITKADCHLCAAARAAVARVTEALGIGWSEQSVDSDPALRERFAEEIPVVLVDGIQRDFWTIDEARLERTLRRALDGRS, encoded by the coding sequence ATGCCTTCGCCCGCGCCCCGTCCCGATGTCGTTCTGATCACCAAAGCTGACTGCCACCTCTGCGCCGCCGCGCGCGCCGCCGTCGCGCGGGTCACGGAGGCGCTGGGGATCGGCTGGAGCGAGCAGTCGGTGGATTCCGACCCTGCGCTCCGGGAGCGCTTCGCCGAGGAGATTCCCGTGGTGCTGGTTGACGGTATCCAGCGGGATTTCTGGACGATCGATGAAGCCCGCCTTGAGCGGACCCTGCGACGGGCGCTCGACGGGCGGTCCTGA
- a CDS encoding redox-sensing transcriptional repressor Rex, translating to MTSLDSSPEAVPGGAGTAAKQIPPAAVARLTIYLRALTTLLADGVDRVSSESLAEASGVSSSTLRKDLSYVGSYGTRGVGYEVQYLNRNIAAALGLTHDWRVAIVGAGNLGKALARYGGFESRGFDIVAIFDADQMVVGSEVGWLRVSDAADLESVLLRTGTNMVVLALPAAAAQGMCDRVVAAGVRSILSFAPVMLQVPPGVNLRKVDMATELQILAYHAQRAQDPEDAD from the coding sequence GTGACTTCGCTGGATTCATCCCCCGAGGCTGTGCCCGGGGGAGCCGGGACTGCCGCAAAGCAGATCCCACCTGCCGCCGTGGCCCGGCTGACCATCTATCTGCGCGCCCTCACCACCCTGCTGGCCGACGGCGTGGACCGGGTTTCGTCCGAGTCGCTGGCCGAGGCCTCCGGCGTCAGCTCTTCGACTCTCCGCAAGGACCTGTCCTACGTCGGGTCCTACGGGACGCGTGGCGTGGGCTACGAGGTTCAATACCTCAACCGGAATATTGCGGCCGCTTTGGGCCTGACGCACGACTGGAGGGTTGCGATCGTCGGCGCCGGCAACCTGGGCAAGGCTTTGGCCCGGTATGGCGGTTTTGAATCCCGGGGATTCGACATCGTTGCGATCTTCGACGCCGACCAGATGGTTGTGGGCAGCGAAGTGGGCTGGCTGCGCGTCAGCGACGCGGCGGACCTGGAGTCCGTCCTGTTGCGGACAGGGACCAACATGGTGGTCCTGGCCCTCCCCGCAGCCGCAGCGCAGGGCATGTGTGACCGTGTGGTGGCGGCCGGCGTGCGGAGCATCCTCAGTTTCGCCCCGGTGATGCTGCAGGTGCCCCCTGGAGTCAACCTCCGCAAAGTGGATATGGCAACAGAGCTCCAGATCCTCGCGTATCACGCACAAAGGGCGCAGGACCCGGAGGACGCCGACTAA
- a CDS encoding YceI family protein produces MALPANITTGTWSLDNSHSEIAFTVRHAGISKVRGQFKDAEATLELAENVAESKVNATIKTASFDSGDANRDGHVRGEDFFDVEKFPEISFVSSTIVPKGDAYELQGDLTIKGVTRPVALETEFNGVAVDPFGNTRAGLSAETTISRKDFGLTWNAVLEAGGVLVSDKVAINLELAFIAPAA; encoded by the coding sequence ATGGCTCTTCCCGCAAACATCACCACCGGCACCTGGTCCCTCGACAACTCGCACAGCGAGATTGCCTTCACCGTCCGCCACGCGGGCATCAGCAAGGTCCGTGGCCAGTTCAAGGATGCCGAAGCCACCCTGGAGCTCGCAGAAAACGTGGCCGAGTCCAAGGTCAACGCAACCATCAAGACGGCGAGCTTCGATTCGGGCGACGCCAACCGCGACGGCCACGTCCGCGGCGAGGACTTCTTCGACGTCGAGAAGTTCCCGGAAATCTCCTTCGTCTCCAGCACCATCGTCCCCAAGGGTGACGCTTACGAACTCCAGGGCGACCTCACCATCAAGGGCGTTACCCGTCCGGTGGCCCTTGAGACCGAGTTCAACGGCGTTGCCGTCGATCCGTTCGGCAACACCCGCGCCGGCCTGTCCGCCGAAACAACCATCAGCCGCAAGGACTTCGGCCTGACCTGGAATGCGGTCCTCGAAGCCGGCGGCGTGCTCGTCAGCGACAAGGTTGCCATCAACCTGGAACTGGCCTTCATCGCTCCCGCAGCCTAG
- a CDS encoding histidine phosphatase family protein — MPHAIVHLLRHGEVHNPDAVLYGRLPEFHLSELGRQMAETLAEYFHDRAAQGVNIVHLAASPLTRAQETAQPITEALNLDITTEERIIEAENYFEGLHVTKAELLKPKHWPKLRNPLRPSWGEPYKQQAARVIAAVQDARLRAIELGGADAEAILVSHQLPIWATRLSAEGKPLWHDPRKRECTLTSVTSLVFDDAGSLVRVDYGEPAAALLPGASSTPGA, encoded by the coding sequence ATGCCCCACGCCATCGTTCATTTGCTCCGCCACGGCGAGGTCCACAATCCCGACGCCGTCCTCTACGGCCGGTTGCCGGAATTCCACCTGTCCGAGCTCGGCCGGCAGATGGCGGAGACACTTGCGGAGTACTTCCACGACCGTGCAGCCCAAGGGGTGAACATCGTGCACCTGGCCGCCTCTCCGCTGACCCGTGCCCAAGAGACGGCGCAGCCCATCACCGAAGCGCTCAACCTCGACATCACCACCGAGGAGCGGATCATCGAGGCAGAGAACTATTTCGAGGGGCTCCACGTCACGAAGGCGGAACTCCTCAAGCCGAAGCACTGGCCCAAGCTCCGCAACCCGCTCCGGCCCTCCTGGGGGGAGCCCTACAAGCAGCAGGCTGCCCGGGTGATTGCGGCCGTCCAGGATGCGCGGCTTCGGGCCATTGAACTCGGGGGAGCGGACGCCGAGGCCATCCTCGTGAGCCACCAGCTGCCCATCTGGGCCACCCGGCTCAGCGCCGAAGGCAAACCCCTCTGGCACGACCCGCGGAAGCGGGAATGCACGCTCACCTCCGTCACGTCCCTGGTGTTCGACGACGCCGGCAGCCTCGTGCGGGTCGATTACGGCGAGCCTGCTGCCGCCCTTCTGCCTGGTGCCTCCAGCACCCCGGGAGCCTGA
- a CDS encoding TlpA disulfide reductase family protein, protein MTGSNAGRPEAKPARAAVTRRSVLAAGGAAFAVVLGLSGCAQEDALAKQAKAGDNKNYVAGDGSVTEFAAADRKSPTDIHGKLFDGTTVTAGDFQGKVTVLNFWFAACAPCRVEAPSLEALHQEFKSQGVQFYGVNLRDEAATADAFDKTFNLTYPSFNDKDGAVLLAVSGLVPPGAVPTTLVLDKQGRVASRVLGEIQKGTLKSLIAAAVAE, encoded by the coding sequence ATGACCGGAAGCAACGCCGGCCGGCCCGAGGCGAAACCGGCCCGGGCGGCAGTGACCCGCCGCAGCGTCCTGGCCGCCGGCGGCGCGGCGTTCGCCGTCGTACTGGGACTCTCCGGGTGTGCCCAGGAAGATGCGCTGGCCAAACAGGCCAAGGCAGGCGACAACAAGAACTACGTGGCCGGCGACGGGTCGGTGACGGAATTTGCCGCCGCCGACCGCAAGAGCCCCACGGACATTCACGGCAAGCTGTTCGACGGCACCACGGTGACGGCCGGGGACTTCCAGGGCAAGGTCACCGTGCTCAACTTCTGGTTTGCCGCCTGCGCCCCGTGCCGCGTGGAAGCGCCCTCACTGGAGGCCCTGCACCAGGAGTTCAAAAGCCAGGGCGTGCAGTTCTACGGTGTGAACCTCCGCGACGAGGCAGCAACCGCGGACGCGTTCGACAAGACGTTCAACCTCACGTACCCCAGCTTCAACGACAAGGACGGCGCCGTGCTGTTGGCCGTCTCCGGGCTCGTGCCGCCCGGCGCCGTGCCCACCACCTTGGTGCTGGACAAGCAGGGGCGGGTCGCCTCCCGGGTCCTTGGCGAGATCCAGAAAGGGACGCTTAAATCCCTTATCGCCGCTGCCGTGGCGGAGTAA
- a CDS encoding cytochrome c biogenesis CcdA family protein: MNSPFAEAILNGSLLLAIPVALLAGLVSFLSPCVLPLVPGYLGYVTGLTGVDLQKQKRGRMLAGIGLFVLGFSVVFVLLGGAFGQLGTLITGSGNRWITQVLGILVVIMGVVFLGGFGWLQRDAKIHAKPPAGLWGAPLLGITFGLGWAPCIGPTYSAVQLLSLSGGSSAAKGAFLAFVYSLGLGIPFLLIALAVRRGVGVMSFFRKHRLAIQRTGGGILIVLGLLMASGVWGTWVSGLQYWFQTDVKLPI; the protein is encoded by the coding sequence ATGAACAGTCCCTTCGCCGAAGCCATCCTCAACGGCTCGCTCCTGCTGGCCATCCCGGTGGCGCTGCTGGCCGGGTTGGTCTCCTTCCTGTCGCCGTGCGTGCTGCCCCTCGTGCCGGGTTATCTGGGCTACGTCACGGGGCTCACCGGGGTGGACCTCCAGAAGCAGAAACGCGGCCGGATGCTGGCCGGAATCGGGCTCTTCGTCCTGGGCTTCTCCGTGGTCTTCGTGTTGCTCGGCGGGGCCTTCGGCCAGCTGGGGACGCTCATCACGGGCTCGGGGAACCGCTGGATCACCCAGGTCCTGGGCATTTTGGTCGTCATTATGGGTGTCGTCTTCCTCGGGGGTTTCGGCTGGCTCCAGCGCGACGCCAAGATCCACGCCAAGCCGCCGGCCGGGCTCTGGGGCGCGCCCCTGCTGGGCATCACCTTCGGCCTGGGCTGGGCGCCGTGCATCGGCCCCACGTATTCCGCGGTCCAGCTCCTGAGCCTTTCCGGCGGATCCTCCGCGGCCAAGGGGGCCTTCCTGGCCTTCGTGTACAGCCTGGGACTCGGCATACCCTTCCTGCTGATCGCGCTGGCCGTGCGCCGCGGTGTCGGTGTGATGTCCTTCTTCCGCAAGCACCGGCTCGCCATCCAGCGCACCGGCGGCGGGATCCTGATCGTGCTGGGCCTGCTGATGGCCAGCGGTGTGTGGGGGACCTGGGTTTCCGGGTTGCAGTACTGGTTCCAAACCGATGTGAAATTGCCGATCTGA
- a CDS encoding cytochrome c biogenesis protein ResB, translating to MSERVNVEKKTPAPGTAHDGKAGGPGRPAAAKADAVLPTLGPVGMLRWAWTQLTSMRTALFLLLLLAVAAVPGSLFPQRPANPATVTQYIKDHPEYGKLLDSLQLYDVYSSAWFSAIYILLFISLIGCVVPRAIAHYKAMRSQPPRTPARLSRLPEYGTLVIPAEAGIPASAAITQSAGLLKARGYRVDIRDRDGARPSLGAERGFLREVGNLVFHTALIGVLVSVAIGGLFGYSGQRILVEGDTFVNTLVGYDQFNPGTNFQSSQLQPYSVQLDKFQITFDRESQGKFGQPIDFKADVTTKESPDAPAKKEVLKVNDPLSLGGTSVYLTGNGYAPIVTIRDGAGNVAMQGPVVAKLQGENYYSSVVIKVPDAKPEQLAFAGFFLPTAFVTDKGVSFSGDPELFNPQLTLNSYFGDLGLNQGAPQNVFELDVQKLKPLNARNLEAGGITLAPGASYTLPDGKGSISFDGVKRYVGVDIHHNPGQLGALVFALLAVAGLVTSLYVDRRRVWVRTGTHEDGRTMVEYGLLARGENHRLAGEAARIRALLAETWKLGDAAPDATPDAAGSATAADSQSAPSGNADNSRSDAAGALAGREPASADHPATDFIPSSAGSPEPKKDS from the coding sequence ATGAGCGAGCGAGTGAACGTAGAGAAAAAGACCCCCGCCCCCGGCACCGCGCACGACGGAAAGGCCGGCGGCCCGGGCCGGCCCGCTGCGGCCAAGGCGGACGCTGTTCTGCCGACGCTTGGACCGGTGGGCATGCTCCGCTGGGCCTGGACCCAGCTGACCAGTATGCGCACGGCGTTGTTTCTCCTGCTGCTGCTCGCTGTCGCTGCGGTGCCCGGCTCGCTGTTCCCGCAGCGGCCCGCCAACCCCGCCACCGTCACGCAGTACATCAAGGACCATCCCGAGTACGGCAAGCTCCTAGACTCGCTGCAGCTGTACGACGTGTACTCCTCCGCTTGGTTCTCCGCCATCTACATCCTGCTGTTCATCTCCCTGATCGGCTGCGTGGTTCCCCGGGCCATCGCCCACTACAAGGCCATGCGCTCGCAGCCGCCGCGCACTCCGGCTCGGCTTTCCCGCCTGCCCGAGTACGGCACACTGGTCATCCCCGCCGAAGCCGGGATCCCGGCGTCGGCCGCCATCACGCAGTCCGCAGGACTACTGAAAGCGCGCGGCTACCGCGTAGACATCCGGGACCGCGACGGCGCGCGGCCGTCCCTGGGTGCGGAGCGCGGCTTCCTGCGCGAGGTCGGCAACCTGGTCTTCCACACCGCGCTGATCGGAGTGCTGGTTTCGGTCGCGATCGGGGGCCTGTTCGGTTACAGCGGACAGCGGATCCTGGTGGAGGGCGACACCTTCGTGAACACCCTCGTCGGCTACGACCAGTTCAACCCCGGCACGAACTTCCAGAGCAGCCAGCTGCAGCCCTACTCGGTCCAGCTGGACAAGTTCCAGATCACCTTCGACCGTGAATCGCAGGGCAAATTCGGCCAGCCCATCGACTTCAAGGCCGACGTGACCACCAAGGAGTCCCCGGACGCGCCCGCCAAAAAAGAGGTGCTGAAGGTCAACGATCCCCTCTCGCTTGGCGGTACCAGCGTGTACCTCACCGGCAACGGTTACGCCCCCATCGTCACCATCCGCGACGGCGCCGGCAACGTCGCCATGCAGGGCCCGGTCGTCGCCAAGCTCCAGGGCGAGAACTACTACTCGTCTGTGGTCATCAAGGTGCCGGACGCCAAACCCGAACAGCTCGCGTTCGCCGGCTTCTTCCTGCCCACCGCCTTCGTCACCGACAAGGGCGTGTCCTTCAGCGGTGACCCGGAGCTGTTCAATCCCCAGCTGACGCTGAACTCGTACTTCGGTGACCTCGGCCTGAACCAGGGCGCCCCGCAGAACGTTTTCGAGCTCGACGTGCAGAAGCTCAAGCCGCTCAACGCGCGCAACCTGGAGGCCGGGGGCATCACCCTGGCGCCCGGGGCCAGCTACACCCTGCCCGACGGCAAGGGCTCCATCAGCTTCGACGGCGTCAAGCGCTACGTCGGCGTCGACATCCACCACAACCCCGGACAGCTGGGCGCCCTGGTTTTCGCACTCCTGGCGGTCGCCGGGCTGGTCACCTCGCTGTACGTGGACCGGCGGCGCGTCTGGGTGCGGACCGGGACCCACGAGGACGGCCGCACCATGGTGGAATACGGCCTTCTGGCACGCGGCGAAAACCACCGGCTCGCCGGCGAAGCGGCCAGGATCCGGGCGCTGCTCGCGGAGACATGGAAGCTCGGCGACGCCGCCCCCGACGCGACGCCGGACGCGGCAGGATCCGCTACGGCAGCAGACTCCCAGTCAGCTCCCAGCGGGAACGCGGATAATAGCCGTTCGGACGCAGCCGGGGCCTTGGCCGGCCGGGAGCCGGCCTCCGCGGACCACCCCGCAACAGACTTCATTCCGTCATCAGCCGGCTCGCCCGAGCCAAAGAAGGATTCGTAA
- the ccsB gene encoding c-type cytochrome biogenesis protein CcsB: MFPINETMGQYSELFMLLAAGTYTVAFIAFAWDLAKSSKVLRAVDLKAAELSGAAGAGATRVPVAAGVGSTGVVDRAGSAVAGPAGRAERPSSSVSRDSSGPAAGIGGTADAGMRYAAERRAPARVAVAVTVLGAAIHAAGVITRALGAGRVPWGNMYEFLTTGAFVAVAVFLLVLIRRDLRFLGTFVIGLAIIMLVAAAVAFWTPVGHLVPALQSYWLIIHVSIAVISSALFTLTFAMSALQLVQAHRQKTVAAGGADKLGFMRLVPSALSLENLSYRINAIAFVGWTFTLMFGAIWAEKAWGRFWGWDTKEVWTFVIWVVYAGYLHARATRGWTGTRAAWLSIVGYLCVVFNFTIVNQFFNGLHSYSGL; encoded by the coding sequence ATGTTCCCCATCAACGAAACCATGGGCCAGTACAGCGAGCTGTTCATGCTCCTCGCGGCCGGCACCTATACCGTGGCATTCATCGCGTTCGCCTGGGACCTGGCCAAGAGCAGCAAGGTGCTGCGCGCCGTCGACCTTAAAGCTGCTGAGCTCTCCGGGGCCGCCGGTGCCGGAGCCACGCGCGTCCCGGTTGCTGCCGGCGTCGGGTCCACGGGTGTGGTCGATCGCGCCGGATCGGCCGTGGCCGGGCCCGCGGGCCGTGCCGAGCGTCCGTCGTCGTCCGTCTCCCGCGACTCCAGCGGGCCCGCAGCCGGAATCGGCGGAACCGCCGACGCCGGCATGCGCTACGCCGCCGAGCGCCGCGCGCCCGCCCGCGTTGCTGTCGCAGTGACCGTTCTGGGTGCCGCGATCCATGCGGCGGGCGTGATCACGCGCGCCCTGGGAGCGGGCCGCGTGCCGTGGGGCAACATGTACGAGTTCCTGACCACCGGCGCCTTCGTGGCCGTGGCTGTTTTCCTGCTGGTCCTGATCCGTCGCGATCTCCGGTTCCTGGGGACCTTCGTGATCGGCCTGGCCATCATTATGCTGGTCGCGGCGGCTGTGGCTTTCTGGACGCCCGTGGGCCATCTCGTTCCCGCCCTGCAGAGCTACTGGCTGATCATCCACGTCTCCATCGCAGTGATCTCCTCCGCCCTCTTCACGTTGACCTTTGCGATGTCCGCCCTGCAGCTGGTCCAGGCCCACCGGCAGAAAACGGTTGCAGCGGGGGGTGCGGACAAGCTGGGCTTCATGCGGCTCGTACCGTCGGCGCTCAGCCTTGAGAACCTGTCCTACCGGATCAACGCCATCGCCTTCGTGGGCTGGACCTTCACCCTCATGTTCGGAGCCATCTGGGCCGAGAAGGCCTGGGGCCGGTTCTGGGGCTGGGACACCAAGGAAGTCTGGACGTTCGTGATCTGGGTGGTCTATGCAGGCTACCTGCACGCCCGTGCCACCCGGGGCTGGACCGGAACCCGTGCGGCCTGGCTGTCGATTGTCGGCTACCTCTGCGTGGTCTTCAACTTCACCATCGTGAACCAGTTCTTCAACGGCCTCCACTCCTACTCAGGACTGTAG
- a CDS encoding PLD nuclease N-terminal domain-containing protein, with the protein MLRVVVVVTVLVVFVYGLVDVIRTDRRQTKGISKPAWIVVQVVLPVIGAVLWFLIGRPRGTGPSPASYSHPVAPDDDPDFLRNLEIRRRNQAEAERLRKLKREMDAKDRKLGGEGPAQGHGSGSDEAHGSGDAGTPGTDEVK; encoded by the coding sequence ATGCTCCGTGTAGTGGTCGTCGTTACCGTTCTCGTCGTGTTCGTCTACGGACTTGTCGACGTGATCCGCACGGACCGGCGCCAAACGAAGGGCATTTCGAAGCCCGCCTGGATCGTGGTGCAGGTCGTCCTTCCTGTGATCGGCGCCGTCCTGTGGTTCCTGATCGGACGCCCCCGCGGGACCGGTCCGAGCCCTGCCAGCTACAGCCATCCCGTCGCCCCGGACGACGACCCGGACTTCCTGCGGAACCTTGAGATCCGGCGTCGGAATCAGGCTGAAGCCGAACGGCTCCGGAAGCTCAAGCGCGAGATGGACGCCAAGGACCGCAAGCTCGGCGGCGAAGGCCCTGCCCAGGGACACGGCTCCGGTTCCGATGAGGCCCACGGTTCCGGCGACGCCGGCACGCCAGGCACCGACGAGGTCAAGTAG
- a CDS encoding DUF4229 domain-containing protein, whose protein sequence is MAFLKYSLIRLALFVPLFALFVYLQLGWLLAVLCAGMMAFAISYLFFQKQRDAATATLHDRFSGKVKPRRSMGEVADADAEDRLVDANPDITVQRDKPRKDS, encoded by the coding sequence GTGGCATTCCTGAAATACTCCCTGATCCGGCTCGCACTGTTCGTGCCATTGTTCGCGCTGTTCGTGTACCTGCAGCTGGGCTGGCTCCTCGCCGTCCTCTGCGCTGGCATGATGGCCTTCGCCATCAGCTACCTCTTCTTCCAGAAGCAGCGCGATGCTGCGACCGCAACGCTGCATGACCGGTTTTCCGGCAAGGTCAAGCCGCGTCGGTCCATGGGCGAAGTAGCCGATGCCGACGCCGAAGACCGCCTCGTCGACGCGAACCCGGACATCACCGTCCAGCGGGACAAACCCCGCAAGGATTCTTAG